In a genomic window of Mucilaginibacter sp. KACC 22063:
- a CDS encoding glycoside hydrolase family 127 protein, translating into MKNRKRIGYGLMLALACGMINSRVAAQSKPIELFPLEDVKLLSSPFLVAQQTDLNYMLKLDPDRLLAPFLRESGLAPKAKSYGNWEDSGLDGHTAGHYLTALAQMYAATGDPQCLKRLNYMVDELARCQQNNKNGYVGGVPGGMAMWAEVKNGDFSSFNKKWVPWYNMHKLYAGLRDCWLLAHNAKAKAVLIKLSDWADEETAGLTPEQMQRMLNTEHGGMNEVFADVADITGNKKYLQLAQRFCHQAILQPLEKRQDKLTGLHANTQIPKIIGFERISELNQDTAYHAAARFFWKTVVDKRTISIGGNSVREHFNPSDNFLPMLESEQGPETCNSNNMLKLTKMLFLDDHSPEYMEFYERLLYNHILSSEHPVEGGFVYFTPIHPRHYRVYSTADESFWCCVGTGMENHGKYGELIYAHQGKDIYVNLFIPSVLNWSGNGITLKQENNFPDRESTRLMVTVKKPQQFNLYVRKPSWAANGFDIKVNGKSVKAQNGIKGYLAVNRLWKTGDVVTIALPMKNSVEYLPDHSEWVSFLHGPIVLAAPTDTTDLLGLKADDSRWGHIARGKLYDFTQAPLIVDKGGDLSAALTPVKGSNANFSISPLIYQAKYKNLKLIPFYKLHDARYMLYWPVAKADSISQREQQLEAEDKLSTRLASRIVDGVNAGEQQPEVDHALNSQNSNTGIINNRHWRDAGDFFSYKLGGNAQTTVLQISYSGKDRDRQFEVYINGQNIAHINVADNAAEAVVTKEFKLPDGLAKTNKVLEVKFVATGGKRTAPIYSVKLLR; encoded by the coding sequence ATGAAAAATAGAAAAAGAATTGGATATGGCTTGATGCTCGCGCTGGCGTGCGGAATGATCAATTCGCGGGTTGCAGCCCAAAGCAAACCAATCGAATTATTCCCGTTAGAAGATGTCAAGCTATTATCAAGCCCGTTTTTGGTTGCCCAGCAAACCGATCTCAACTATATGTTGAAGCTTGATCCGGATCGTCTGCTGGCTCCTTTTTTAAGGGAAAGCGGTTTAGCGCCTAAAGCTAAAAGCTATGGCAACTGGGAAGATAGCGGTTTGGATGGGCATACTGCCGGGCATTATCTTACCGCTCTGGCCCAGATGTATGCCGCTACCGGGGACCCACAGTGTTTAAAAAGGCTTAATTACATGGTAGACGAGCTGGCCCGCTGCCAGCAGAATAATAAGAATGGCTATGTAGGCGGTGTACCGGGCGGGATGGCTATGTGGGCCGAGGTGAAGAACGGCGATTTTAGCAGCTTCAACAAAAAGTGGGTGCCCTGGTACAATATGCATAAACTGTACGCGGGCTTACGTGATTGCTGGTTGCTGGCGCATAATGCAAAAGCTAAAGCAGTGCTGATTAAATTATCAGACTGGGCAGACGAAGAAACCGCCGGGTTAACGCCTGAGCAAATGCAGCGCATGCTGAATACCGAGCACGGCGGCATGAATGAAGTTTTTGCAGATGTTGCTGATATTACCGGGAATAAAAAATACCTGCAACTGGCACAGCGATTTTGTCATCAGGCGATTCTGCAACCGCTGGAGAAACGCCAGGACAAACTTACCGGGTTGCACGCGAATACCCAAATCCCAAAGATTATAGGATTTGAACGTATTTCCGAACTCAACCAGGATACTGCTTATCATGCTGCTGCCCGTTTTTTCTGGAAAACCGTAGTTGATAAACGTACCATCTCCATTGGCGGCAACAGTGTGCGCGAGCATTTCAACCCTTCTGATAACTTCCTGCCCATGCTCGAATCTGAACAGGGGCCAGAAACCTGCAACAGCAACAACATGCTGAAGCTGACCAAAATGCTGTTTTTGGATGACCACTCGCCGGAGTATATGGAGTTTTACGAGCGGTTGTTGTATAACCATATTCTGTCATCAGAGCATCCGGTAGAAGGTGGCTTCGTTTACTTTACACCGATCCATCCAAGGCATTACAGGGTATATTCCACGGCCGATGAAAGCTTCTGGTGCTGCGTAGGTACCGGTATGGAAAACCACGGCAAGTATGGCGAGCTGATCTATGCACACCAGGGGAAAGATATCTATGTCAACCTGTTCATCCCATCGGTATTGAACTGGAGCGGTAATGGAATAACCTTAAAGCAGGAGAATAATTTTCCAGATCGCGAAAGCACCCGACTGATGGTAACGGTTAAAAAGCCGCAACAATTTAACCTGTATGTACGCAAACCATCATGGGCTGCTAACGGCTTTGATATAAAGGTTAATGGCAAAAGCGTAAAAGCACAGAACGGGATTAAAGGTTACCTGGCCGTTAACCGTTTGTGGAAAACTGGCGATGTGGTAACTATTGCCCTACCCATGAAGAATTCTGTAGAATACCTGCCGGACCATTCAGAATGGGTATCGTTTCTGCATGGGCCGATTGTGTTGGCCGCGCCAACCGATACGACCGATCTATTAGGCCTGAAAGCAGACGACAGCCGCTGGGGACATATCGCCAGGGGTAAACTGTATGATTTCACCCAGGCGCCGTTGATCGTTGATAAAGGCGGCGATCTTTCTGCCGCGCTGACACCGGTAAAAGGCAGTAATGCAAACTTCAGCATCTCACCGCTGATATACCAGGCGAAATACAAAAACCTGAAACTGATCCCTTTTTATAAACTTCACGATGCGCGTTATATGCTTTACTGGCCCGTGGCCAAAGCTGATTCCATTTCACAGCGCGAACAGCAACTGGAAGCTGAAGACAAGCTAAGTACCCGCCTTGCTTCGAGGATAGTAGATGGTGTGAATGCCGGTGAACAGCAACCCGAAGTTGACCACGCACTTAACTCGCAAAATTCAAACACAGGAATTATTAACAACAGGCATTGGCGCGATGCAGGTGATTTCTTTAGTTACAAGCTTGGGGGTAATGCACAAACTACCGTACTACAGATCAGCTATTCGGGCAAAGACCGTGACCGGCAGTTTGAGGTGTACATTAACGGGCAAAACATCGCACACATTAATGTAGCGGATAATGCTGCCGAGGCGGTAGTTACCAAAGAATTTAAACTGCCGGATGGATTAGCAAAAACTAACAAGGTACTGGAAGTGAAATTCGTTGCAACAGGTGGCAAAAGAACTGCACCCATTTATAGTGTAAAACTATTAAGATAA
- a CDS encoding glycoside hydrolase family 31 protein, protein MKLNLYKWLFVTFITMPSVLFAQNYQQSKEGVKAVIDGVSVNIVFYSPAIARVEKFPVGHHFTKNSLAVIKQPENVPLAVTRNSNVVTIKSSKLTANLNLATGKVWFETSAGQPLLSEKDYGAQFTQVDDKGKATFEVRQAFKLDTTEVIYGLGQQQNGKLSQRFEKVFLQQGNTRVCIPFFQSVKGYGLYWDNYSPTTFNDNKQETSFDSERGDNIDYYVMAGRGTDGVVAEMRTLTGQVPMKPLWAFGFIQSRERYKTQFELVEVARKYRALKIPIDGVVQDWQYWGPDSNWNAMAFDPKTYPRPKAMIDSIHRMNAHLFIVSWPGFGPKTPQYAEFSKKHMLINFDTWPPNGGAKPYDVYNPEARDIYWSYLNKGIFSLGPDAWWLDSTEPDHINIKESDWDQPTYLGTYRNWLNAFPLQHTKGVYEHQRATSTQKRVMLLTRSAFAGQQRFGSDTWSGDLGSNWENLRRQIPAVLNFGLTGLPYWNVDIGGFFAGSFRQGGGAMNPDFQELYVRWMEFSTFTSMMRSHGTDIPREIYQFGKRGDWAFDAQEKCINLRYRLLPYLYATGWSVTNQAASFLRPLAADYAADTKVLDLNTEFLFGKSFLVAPVIEKGAKSRSVYLPDNSSWFDFWTGEQISGGKTIEKQAPIDVVPLYVKAGSIIPWGPKVQYAAEKKWDALDIRIYPGADGDFTLYEDENDSYNYEQGKYSTITFHWDNQQKKLTIGDRHGDFPGLLKSRKFRVTIAPALKDMNEDSNTYKTVAYTGKTKTVAF, encoded by the coding sequence ATGAAATTAAATCTTTATAAATGGTTATTCGTAACCTTTATCACAATGCCTTCTGTTCTTTTTGCGCAGAACTATCAGCAATCTAAAGAAGGTGTGAAAGCTGTAATAGACGGCGTTTCTGTGAACATTGTATTCTACTCGCCGGCTATTGCCCGGGTAGAAAAGTTTCCTGTTGGGCATCATTTTACAAAGAACAGCCTCGCGGTAATTAAACAGCCGGAGAATGTTCCGTTAGCTGTTACGCGTAATAGTAATGTAGTAACTATTAAAAGCAGCAAGTTAACTGCTAATCTAAACCTTGCAACGGGTAAAGTATGGTTCGAAACATCCGCAGGTCAGCCGCTGCTATCAGAAAAAGATTATGGCGCGCAGTTTACGCAAGTAGATGACAAGGGCAAAGCAACTTTTGAAGTGAGGCAGGCTTTTAAATTAGATACTACCGAGGTGATCTATGGCTTAGGGCAGCAGCAAAACGGTAAGTTGAGCCAACGTTTCGAAAAAGTGTTTCTGCAACAAGGGAATACCCGCGTTTGTATCCCTTTCTTTCAGTCTGTTAAAGGGTACGGATTGTATTGGGACAATTATTCGCCTACTACTTTTAACGATAACAAGCAGGAAACTTCTTTTGATTCTGAGCGCGGCGATAACATCGACTATTACGTGATGGCAGGTCGCGGCACAGACGGCGTGGTTGCAGAAATGCGTACGCTAACCGGGCAGGTACCCATGAAACCATTGTGGGCCTTTGGTTTTATACAATCGCGCGAGCGTTACAAAACCCAGTTTGAACTGGTAGAAGTGGCCAGAAAATACCGGGCATTAAAAATTCCGATAGATGGCGTTGTGCAAGACTGGCAATACTGGGGTCCGGATAGCAACTGGAATGCGATGGCTTTCGACCCGAAAACATATCCCCGCCCTAAAGCCATGATCGATAGTATACACCGGATGAATGCACACTTATTCATCGTTTCATGGCCCGGCTTCGGCCCAAAAACGCCGCAGTATGCAGAGTTCAGCAAGAAACATATGCTGATCAACTTCGATACCTGGCCGCCGAACGGCGGTGCAAAACCTTATGACGTGTACAACCCGGAGGCAAGGGATATTTACTGGTCTTACCTGAATAAAGGCATATTCTCACTTGGTCCGGATGCATGGTGGCTCGATTCAACCGAACCTGATCATATCAATATTAAAGAAAGCGACTGGGATCAGCCCACTTACCTGGGTACTTATCGCAACTGGCTAAATGCTTTTCCGCTTCAGCATACCAAAGGGGTGTATGAACATCAACGCGCAACATCAACACAAAAACGGGTGATGTTATTAACCCGCTCTGCATTTGCAGGGCAGCAACGTTTCGGCTCGGATACCTGGAGCGGCGATTTAGGGTCTAACTGGGAAAACCTGCGGAGGCAGATCCCGGCAGTACTTAATTTTGGCCTTACCGGCCTGCCTTACTGGAACGTGGATATCGGCGGTTTCTTTGCAGGCAGTTTCAGACAGGGTGGGGGAGCCATGAACCCGGATTTTCAGGAGCTGTATGTCCGCTGGATGGAGTTTTCGACGTTTACTTCGATGATGCGCTCGCACGGAACGGATATACCACGCGAAATCTACCAGTTTGGCAAACGAGGCGATTGGGCCTTTGATGCACAGGAAAAATGTATCAATCTGCGCTATCGCCTGCTGCCTTACCTGTATGCCACCGGGTGGAGTGTGACGAACCAAGCCGCATCCTTTTTACGTCCGTTAGCGGCTGATTATGCTGCTGATACAAAAGTGCTGGACTTGAATACCGAGTTTTTATTCGGTAAATCATTCCTCGTGGCACCGGTGATTGAAAAGGGAGCAAAATCCAGATCGGTTTATCTGCCAGACAACTCATCATGGTTTGATTTCTGGACAGGCGAGCAAATTTCTGGCGGAAAAACGATAGAAAAGCAAGCGCCTATTGATGTAGTACCGCTTTACGTAAAAGCAGGATCGATTATTCCATGGGGGCCAAAAGTTCAGTATGCTGCCGAAAAGAAGTGGGATGCGCTCGATATCCGGATCTATCCCGGTGCGGATGGCGATTTTACCTTGTATGAAGACGAGAACGACAGCTACAACTATGAGCAGGGTAAATACAGTACCATCACCTTTCATTGGGATAACCAGCAGAAAAAGCTAACGATTGGCGACCGTCATGGTGATTTCCCGGGCTTGCTCAAAAGCCGTAAGTTCAGGGTAACCATAGCCCCTGCGCTGAAAGACATGAATGAAGACAGTAACACCTACAAAACAGTAGCTTATACAGGAAAAACTAAAACGGTGGCCTTCTAA
- a CDS encoding helix-turn-helix domain-containing protein yields MAIVVNVDVMLARRKMQSKELAEILDMTPANFSILKTGKAKGIRFDTLEALCKALNCQPGDILEYVAD; encoded by the coding sequence ATGGCCATAGTAGTAAATGTAGATGTGATGCTGGCCAGGCGCAAAATGCAAAGTAAGGAGCTGGCAGAGATTCTGGATATGACGCCAGCTAATTTTTCGATCTTAAAAACGGGTAAAGCAAAAGGTATACGCTTCGATACCCTTGAAGCCCTTTGTAAGGCTCTTAATTGTCAGCCAGGCGACATACTGGAGTACGTCGCAGATTAA
- a CDS encoding ABC transporter ATP-binding protein, whose translation MNTLSIKNLSKIYPNGVKALDGLSLEIGNGMFGLLGPNGAGKSSLMKTLAGLQQADEGEVYFNDTNVLKDPSALKKQLGFLPQDFGVYPKVSAYDLLTHIAVLKGLTNAVSRKEQVLALLAQTNLYEQRNKEVHTFSGGMRQRFGVAQALLGDPKLVIVDEPTSGLDPEERNRLNNLLSEIGEERIVILSTHLVEDVKNLCPRMAVMHKGRIIAQGEPAELIKGLEGKVWQKTINKADKAVYEQQFRLISSQLIMGRLRIHVYDDKEPNNGFERVNPVLEDVYFHLLTAKN comes from the coding sequence ATGAACACACTTTCCATTAAAAACCTGAGTAAAATATACCCCAATGGCGTAAAAGCATTGGACGGTCTTTCGCTGGAGATAGGTAATGGTATGTTTGGGTTGTTAGGACCCAATGGTGCCGGAAAATCATCTCTGATGAAGACACTGGCCGGTTTGCAGCAAGCTGATGAAGGCGAGGTATACTTTAATGATACAAACGTTCTGAAGGACCCTTCAGCATTAAAAAAGCAACTCGGTTTTTTACCACAGGATTTTGGGGTTTATCCCAAAGTGTCCGCATATGACTTGCTCACCCACATCGCTGTGCTAAAGGGACTCACCAATGCTGTTTCCCGAAAAGAGCAGGTGCTGGCCTTGCTTGCCCAGACAAATCTTTATGAACAGCGGAATAAGGAGGTGCATACTTTTTCCGGCGGCATGCGTCAGCGATTCGGGGTGGCTCAGGCTTTGCTGGGCGATCCTAAACTGGTAATCGTTGATGAACCTACTTCAGGGTTGGATCCAGAGGAGCGTAACCGTTTGAATAACCTGCTTAGTGAGATTGGTGAAGAAAGGATCGTTATTCTCTCTACACATCTGGTAGAGGATGTGAAAAATCTTTGTCCCCGGATGGCCGTAATGCATAAAGGACGCATTATTGCCCAGGGCGAGCCTGCTGAACTTATCAAAGGCCTGGAAGGTAAGGTGTGGCAGAAAACCATTAATAAAGCGGATAAAGCTGTATATGAACAGCAGTTTCGCCTTATATCCTCACAACTGATTATGGGAAGGCTCCGCATACATGTTTATGATGATAAAGAGCCCAATAATGGGTTTGAACGAGTAAACCCAGTTTTAGAGGATGTATACTTCCATTTATTAACTGCCAAAAACTAA
- a CDS encoding M1 family aminopeptidase yields the protein MFNLLKFELGAYFKKPGIYIALLLLCASGFVVGLKMSFSAGNDIYRNSPYSVAQMIGLLSLTGIFITTLFASQILFKEVDARFDVILYATPMRKASYLSSRFGAVFILTTICIILLVAGFMSGHIADGDRVPYRSFNLWFYIQPMLIIALPNIFYCVVFISSVAWLTRNKLMIFISGLFIYISYLIILTYSGSPMMAGSLPQSAKALELAAKVDPFGLSAFYQQTNLWTVTQKNNVVMLLSGNLLYNRFMYTVLSLMLLFLSYLKFNFTLHERGKYKKILPQKSNNSLPAYQALTSEPYGVRYSRMVLTSLIKQATGPLCKSIGLVMITIGLVFYMSMEFYGSIDQGIRLPEQYATSGLIVNRILYNLPGLLLLVTLFYAHELYWRSTDQRFDLIESSTPVSKNHLLLSKWISLAIIIIVLTTLIILTGIVFQVVYQYMRIDWRVYVMLYWLIDVPLIMCAGVILMIQHFINRKWLGLLITCIVMILLTTAAGKSVGVTHPLLRFTAAYAARYSEMNGWDAYLRSFLWRVIYGASLITFAWLMMSYGLKRLTKLKVLYLLFPLALCVFTGVYIYSKVPPVSEQQKLDESEKYERAYRKLSRINQPVITRVITKIDLEPGRNAYRVWGSYLLENKGVTPINRLLINFDEDIDVKAITYRAGGPEQPLNTHTGLVSLKDNLMPGDSATLVFSFAYRWNGFTGHQSFNAIVHNGTFLRISNYFPRFGYQADQEISSLAERRKRKLGALTPLTRLEAPRVINEFIDLDMTVSVPQGQSVVGIGNLAKQWQSGNRSYYLYLSGMPIPFRFGLSAAAYQIKKIQYKGTEIAVYYDSKHPENVAHLIENAAHTLDYCQTNFGPYPYKTIRFAEVSSFTDGFAGTAYPATIFMTEHMLFHDNLHTDRGQDVINELAAHELSHQWWGNGQLAPDEREGSKLLTETLAMYTELMLAKHELGPQAVAEKLAVHQQIYLSERGFIKEPPLYKARPEDTHLYYDKGLLIMHQVSNLIGEEKTNRALKNLLMKHRYPSLAPTSTDLINELCMVSNPRQQALIRKMFM from the coding sequence ATGTTTAATTTACTGAAATTTGAACTGGGCGCTTATTTTAAGAAGCCCGGCATTTATATTGCCCTATTATTACTTTGCGCATCAGGGTTTGTTGTCGGTTTAAAAATGTCATTTAGTGCAGGTAATGATATTTATCGTAACTCCCCATACAGCGTAGCTCAAATGATCGGTTTGCTTAGCCTTACCGGGATATTTATCACTACCTTGTTTGCTTCTCAAATACTTTTTAAAGAAGTTGATGCGCGGTTTGATGTCATTCTCTATGCAACGCCTATGCGTAAAGCGTCCTATCTGTCGAGCCGGTTTGGTGCTGTTTTTATATTAACTACGATCTGTATTATCCTGCTCGTAGCTGGTTTTATGTCGGGCCATATTGCTGACGGAGACAGGGTTCCTTACCGGTCTTTTAATCTTTGGTTTTACATCCAGCCAATGTTAATTATCGCGTTACCGAATATTTTCTATTGCGTGGTATTTATCAGTTCGGTAGCGTGGCTTACCCGTAATAAACTGATGATCTTTATTTCCGGGTTATTTATTTATATCAGTTATCTCATCATCCTGACCTATTCTGGGTCGCCCATGATGGCGGGTAGTCTGCCACAATCAGCTAAAGCGCTTGAGCTTGCCGCGAAGGTTGATCCATTTGGCCTGTCCGCATTTTACCAGCAAACGAATTTGTGGACAGTTACGCAAAAGAACAATGTTGTGATGTTGTTGTCAGGTAACCTATTGTATAACAGGTTTATGTATACGGTACTTAGCTTGATGCTTTTGTTTTTATCTTATCTTAAATTTAATTTTACGCTGCACGAAAGAGGTAAGTATAAAAAGATTTTACCTCAAAAATCCAATAACTCGTTACCTGCCTATCAGGCTTTGACAAGCGAACCCTATGGCGTCAGATATTCAAGGATGGTACTTACCAGCCTGATCAAACAAGCCACCGGGCCATTATGCAAAAGCATAGGGTTGGTTATGATCACCATAGGCCTGGTATTTTACATGAGCATGGAGTTTTATGGCAGCATAGATCAGGGTATCCGTTTACCCGAACAATATGCAACCAGCGGCCTTATCGTCAACAGGATACTGTATAATCTGCCGGGCTTGCTGCTGCTGGTGACATTGTTTTATGCGCACGAACTGTATTGGCGGAGTACTGACCAACGTTTTGATTTGATTGAAAGCAGTACCCCGGTAAGTAAAAACCATTTACTACTTTCCAAGTGGATTTCGCTCGCAATAATAATTATTGTGTTAACAACTTTGATTATTCTCACCGGGATTGTTTTTCAAGTCGTGTATCAATACATGCGGATAGACTGGCGGGTATATGTTATGCTTTACTGGCTTATCGATGTTCCCTTAATCATGTGTGCAGGTGTTATATTGATGATACAGCATTTTATCAACCGGAAATGGCTGGGGCTCCTCATCACCTGCATAGTTATGATTTTACTGACCACCGCTGCAGGTAAAAGCGTTGGCGTTACACATCCGTTACTGCGCTTTACGGCTGCTTATGCAGCCAGGTATAGTGAAATGAACGGATGGGATGCCTATCTCAGGAGTTTTCTGTGGAGGGTAATCTATGGTGCAAGCTTGATAACGTTTGCCTGGCTAATGATGAGTTATGGCCTTAAGCGTCTCACTAAGCTAAAGGTGCTTTATCTCCTGTTTCCGCTTGCTTTGTGCGTATTTACAGGCGTTTATATTTATAGTAAAGTACCTCCGGTAAGTGAGCAACAAAAGCTGGACGAAAGTGAAAAATATGAGCGGGCCTACCGTAAGCTGTCACGCATTAACCAGCCGGTTATCACCCGGGTGATAACAAAAATTGACCTGGAACCCGGCCGCAACGCTTACCGGGTTTGGGGTAGCTATTTATTGGAAAACAAAGGTGTGACTCCTATAAACAGGTTACTGATTAATTTTGATGAAGACATAGATGTTAAGGCAATTACTTACCGCGCAGGCGGGCCTGAACAACCCTTAAATACACACACTGGCCTGGTATCTTTGAAAGATAACCTGATGCCGGGTGACAGTGCAACTTTAGTATTTTCATTCGCTTACCGATGGAACGGGTTCACCGGTCATCAATCGTTTAATGCAATTGTACATAACGGCACGTTCTTACGTATCAGCAATTATTTTCCACGTTTTGGCTATCAAGCCGATCAGGAAATATCCTCCCTTGCCGAAAGAAGAAAAAGAAAGTTAGGTGCTTTAACCCCGTTAACCAGGTTAGAAGCGCCGCGAGTTATCAATGAGTTCATTGATCTGGACATGACGGTTTCGGTACCACAAGGGCAATCAGTGGTTGGTATCGGGAATCTGGCAAAGCAATGGCAGTCTGGTAACCGCTCTTATTATCTATATCTATCCGGAATGCCGATACCTTTCAGATTCGGACTGTCGGCGGCCGCCTATCAGATCAAAAAAATACAATACAAAGGAACAGAGATAGCCGTATATTATGACAGCAAGCATCCGGAGAATGTTGCGCACCTCATCGAAAATGCAGCTCATACATTAGATTATTGCCAAACTAATTTCGGGCCCTATCCCTATAAAACCATCCGCTTTGCGGAAGTATCTTCCTTTACTGACGGCTTTGCCGGCACGGCTTATCCGGCAACGATCTTTATGACGGAGCATATGCTTTTTCATGATAACCTGCATACCGACCGTGGACAGGATGTGATCAACGAACTGGCCGCACACGAACTTTCGCACCAATGGTGGGGCAACGGGCAGTTGGCTCCAGATGAACGTGAAGGTTCAAAATTACTGACTGAAACTTTGGCGATGTATACCGAGCTTATGTTGGCAAAACATGAACTCGGGCCACAAGCCGTGGCTGAAAAGTTAGCAGTTCATCAACAAATATATCTGTCTGAACGCGGATTCATTAAGGAACCGCCACTGTATAAGGCAAGACCGGAAGACACTCATCTTTATTATGATAAAGGGCTGCTGATCATGCATCAGGTGAGTAATTTGATCGGCGAAGAAAAAACTAACAGGGCGTTAAAGAACTTATTGATGAAACATCGTTATCCCAGCTTGGCGCCTACATCTACAGACCTCATTAATGAATTGTGTATGGTGAGCAATCCCAGGCAACAAGCTCTGATCAGGAAAATGTTCATGTAA